Proteins encoded in a region of the Phoenix dactylifera cultivar Barhee BC4 chromosome 3, palm_55x_up_171113_PBpolish2nd_filt_p, whole genome shotgun sequence genome:
- the LOC103706294 gene encoding basic leucine zipper 23-like, protein MDDGEVDLSSHLLLPNPEMTNSFDEYLRNSRTCTHTHTCNPPGPAAAMHTHTCYHTHMQVFATTDGERGGEEELKTSRKPLGNREAVRKYREKKKAQAAYLEEEVKKLRHANQQLLRRLQGQAALEAEVVRLRSLLVDLRAKIDAELGTFPFQKQCSGVDLRCNNAARCFGGNGEVAGWEGSCGPAVVDCQINPNGDIRQNLEISEAVNSMGVVGSLVSSASQSE, encoded by the coding sequence ATGGATGATGGAGAAGTAGACCTTTCAAGCCACCTCCTGTTGCCAAACCCTGAGATGACTAACAGCTTTGACGAGTACTTGAGGAACAGTAGGACATGCACCCACACCCACACCTGTAACCCTCCAGGACCTGCAGCTGCCATGCATACCCATACATGCTACCACACGCATATGCAGGTTTTTGCCACCACTGatggagagaggggaggagaagaagagctgAAGACATCACGGAAGCCATTGGGGAACAGAGAGGCTGTTCGGAAGTAtcgggaaaagaagaaggcccAAGCAGCTTATTTGGAGGAGGAGGTTAAGAAATTGCGCCATGCGAACCAGCAACTCTTGAGGAGATTGCAGGGGCAAGCAGCGCTTGAGGCTGAAGTGGTTAGATTGAGAAGCCTTCTCGTGGATCTCCGAGCAAAGATTGATGCTGAATTGGGTACCTTCCCTTTCCAGAAGCAATGCAGTGGTGTTGATTTAAGGTGCAATAATGCCGCACGATGTTTTGGTGGGAATGGGGAGGTGGCTGGTTGGGAAGGGAGCTGCGGACCTGCAGTTGTGGATTGTCAGATCAATCCAAATGGGGATATCAGGCAGAACTTGGAGATTTCTGAAGCTGTGAATTCGATGGGTGTTGTGGGGAGTTTGGTATCATCTGCTTCCCAATCTGAGTGA